One Balneola vulgaris DSM 17893 genomic window carries:
- a CDS encoding glycosyltransferase family 2 protein, giving the protein MQSTYDISVVIVNYKVKEYVLNLLHTLYKGKGEYSLQIIVIDNASGDNAFTEISKQYTDITVIQNDENLGFGKANNQGINLAKGKYTLLINPDTLISEDTLEKMYAFMEANPKCGVSSCKILNADGSFAKECKRSIPDLVSAVNKVTGLDTLFPKSRLFGKRYLSWIDENETSEVPVVSGSFMFWNTDVLKSLDGFDEAFFMYAEDDDICLRAKEAGYKVVYAPITKIIHYKGESTKKRDYKYAKIFNQSLYQFFIKHYGKVYGRLVSTIVLCITYLKTIVDVSLSTLLNNYQLIIDLVAINLALIVAFLSRFDFDIAAIIDPNRNDFFIVNAIISVLYFLLHKFRNQEKRSFDFITKDLINLSLAFLIVAGISFLIKELAYSRLILVVAYILSLFLAVILKPMFMRIREGGYQIKKLKVLLIGELPNHDFWKQKIEGHPSGKYLVHESTTINAVNRKMINSVDEIFFVVDEVQYDTLLEVLTSKNEQRKPAKICSQVTDTIIGKSSIEYFDPPSQIEMLLYERTQNKVFKRVFDVLIAIPCWGITFIPRLLGGIFKNKASKQVTTNTNNVFYTGRPIKNLNLLCGYILLGEMSWVGAPMFGPKKPFKAGLFGIAQYQSIQNKENLTKEEFSHYYLKHHSLSLDIDLFLKGITFGPSLSEQIEQEATKV; this is encoded by the coding sequence ATGCAGAGCACCTACGACATATCTGTAGTGATTGTGAACTATAAAGTGAAGGAGTATGTGCTTAATCTACTTCATACACTTTATAAAGGGAAAGGGGAGTACTCACTACAAATTATTGTTATAGACAACGCTTCTGGCGACAATGCTTTCACTGAAATTAGTAAGCAGTATACAGATATAACTGTAATTCAGAATGATGAAAATCTAGGATTTGGGAAGGCGAATAACCAAGGGATTAATCTAGCTAAGGGGAAATATACACTACTTATAAATCCTGACACTTTAATCAGTGAAGATACTCTAGAAAAGATGTATGCTTTTATGGAGGCGAATCCTAAGTGTGGAGTTAGTAGTTGTAAGATTTTAAATGCGGATGGGAGTTTTGCCAAAGAGTGCAAGAGGTCTATACCCGATTTAGTTTCTGCTGTAAACAAAGTCACAGGCCTGGATACCTTATTCCCAAAATCTAGATTGTTTGGAAAACGATATTTAAGCTGGATTGATGAAAATGAAACTTCGGAAGTACCCGTAGTGTCAGGGTCATTTATGTTTTGGAATACGGATGTATTGAAAAGCTTAGATGGTTTTGATGAAGCTTTTTTTATGTATGCAGAGGATGATGATATTTGTTTGAGAGCTAAAGAGGCGGGTTATAAAGTAGTATATGCTCCAATTACTAAGATCATTCATTATAAAGGCGAGAGTACTAAAAAGAGAGATTATAAATACGCGAAAATATTTAATCAGTCATTATATCAATTCTTCATAAAACACTATGGGAAAGTGTATGGAAGATTAGTGAGCACCATTGTTTTATGTATTACCTATTTAAAAACAATTGTAGACGTTTCACTCTCAACACTATTAAATAACTATCAGCTAATTATTGACTTAGTAGCAATCAATTTAGCACTTATAGTGGCTTTTTTAAGTCGTTTCGATTTTGATATTGCAGCAATAATTGATCCGAATAGAAATGACTTTTTTATAGTAAATGCCATAATTAGCGTACTCTATTTCCTTCTTCATAAATTTCGAAATCAAGAAAAACGTTCTTTTGACTTTATAACAAAAGATTTAATAAATCTTAGTTTAGCATTTCTAATTGTAGCTGGTATAAGCTTTCTAATAAAAGAACTAGCTTACTCACGGTTAATACTGGTAGTGGCTTACATTCTTTCATTATTTCTTGCAGTGATATTGAAGCCAATGTTCATGAGAATTAGAGAGGGAGGGTATCAGATAAAGAAATTGAAAGTATTATTAATTGGAGAGTTGCCTAATCACGATTTTTGGAAACAAAAGATTGAAGGGCATCCAAGTGGTAAATACTTAGTTCACGAATCAACAACTATCAACGCTGTAAATAGGAAGATGATTAATAGTGTAGATGAAATCTTCTTTGTTGTTGATGAAGTTCAATATGACACATTATTAGAAGTGCTAACATCAAAAAATGAACAAAGAAAGCCTGCTAAAATTTGCTCTCAAGTAACAGATACCATCATCGGGAAATCCAGTATTGAATACTTCGACCCCCCTTCACAAATAGAAATGTTGCTTTATGAAAGAACACAGAACAAAGTTTTTAAAAGGGTTTTTGATGTATTGATCGCCATCCCTTGTTGGGGTATCACTTTTATTCCACGTTTACTGGGTGGAATATTTAAAAATAAGGCATCAAAGCAAGTTACTACCAACACCAATAATGTGTTTTATACTGGCAGGCCGATTAAAAATTTAAACCTACTGTGTGGCTACATACTTCTAGGTGAAATGAGTTGGGTGGGTGCACCAATGTTTGGACCTAAAAAACCTTTCAAAGCAGGTCTTTTTGGTATCGCTCAATATCAGAGCATTCAAAACAAAGAGAATCTCACAAAAGAGGAGTTCTCGCACTATTATTTGAAGCACCATTCCTTAAGCCTAGATATAGATCTATTTTTAAAAGGAATAACCTTTGGCCCCTCCCTTTCTGAACAAATAGAGCAAGAAGCTACTAAAGTTTAG